The DNA window TGCCTCTTCAGCAAGGCATGGAAATCCTCCAGCTGCTTCCGCGCTGAGACCAGTTCCCGTTCTAACCCGGCCAAAGCCGCTGCCTCTTCCGGAGCCCTGCCCGGGGTTGCTTTGAAGACAACCCGGGCCAGTACCCAACCGGCCGCGGCACCCAGGCACCCACCCAGCAGCAGCCCAATCCCTTCGGCGGTCATCCAGCCCAAGACCGCCACTAGGCAAGCCAGGCCGGCGGTGATCAGGAGGGACTTCTGCCGGCGGGCGGCTGCCGCAGCCTCTTCCCGCCGCCTGTCTTCCCACCGGGCTTCTTGCCATGCCCTCTCTTTTTCTTTGACGCGGGTTTCTAAAGCCAGCTTCAAGGCCCGGTAATCGGCTAAAGCCTCTTCTTGGGCCCGGGTTAAATCTTTAAAACAAGCGTACCGGGCGCCCATTTCCTCTCGTATAGACGCCAGTTCCTCCCGGTACTCCTCTATTTTCTGCCATAACCTGAGCAGGCGCTGGGAGGCCGGTACCAGGTTGTCCAGCTCGGTGAGTGGGTGGGGCCCCAGTTCGCCCCAGGGAGGCAGCTGCGCCAGTTCCCCGGCACAGCGCGCCTGTTCCTCTTTTAATGCCTGCAGGTTATCCAGCAGCGTTCGGTATTCCAGGTGAAGTTTCCGGCATTCCCGGAAATCCGCCGGCAGGTGGGGTTTTTCCGCAAACACGGCCAGCTCCTCCAGCTGCCGGTCCAGCACCGCTAAATCCTCCCTTTTACCATCCAGAGCGGTTTGCAGCCGGTGGATTTCCTTTTCCAGCCTCTGCTCCTCCTCTGCCAGGTCCACCAACCGGTCAAGGGCTTCCGGCAGTTCCGCCGGGGCCTTGAGAAAAGGGGCATACCTGTCCGCCAGCTCGGCTTGTTCCCGGTCCAGGGTCTCTTCCAGCACCCGCAGCTTGTCCCCCGCTTCCCGCAGCTCTAACTGCCGGGACAGGATCTCCCGGTAGCGTTCCTGCAGCTGCCGGCCCTGGCGCCAGGCTTCTTGGAGCCGTTTTTTCCGGGCCAGGGTTTTACCGGTCCGTTCCAATTCCTTTTCCAATTCCGCCCTGGCCGACAAAACGGACTGCAGGCGGTTAACCGTGGCTTCTCCCGCCTCAATTTCCCCTGCCAAGGCTTCCACCCGCTGCTCAAGTTCCTCCAGGGGCCGGTCTTTGGTACCGTCCCGGGGAAAACCGTACTGCTTCAGGAAACGGGTAAGCCCGCTCAACTCGCTTTTGAGCTGTTCCAGGGCTTTGCCGAAATGCCCGCCGGAACCGGAGAGCAAGGACTGCACGTGCTCGGAAAGCTGCTCTCCTTCCGGCAGCGGTTGTTCCACGCAAAAGGAACTGGTGAATCCTTCGCCGGTGGTGATACCGATCAGTTTTTTCAGGTGCTTGGGGTAAACGCCGGAGTCTTTGAGGGCCCTGGGGTTGTGCTCCCCGCTGAACAGGACATGCCACTGTCCCTGCCGGTCCTCCGCCAGTTCCACCCGGTGACTGTCAAAATTCCGCTTGACCCGGTAGCGGCGGTCATCGACAGCAAAAATCACTTCCCCTTCAAAAGCGCCGCCGTCTTCCCAGGAGCGGTAGCGGTCCGTGCCGAATTGATCCGGGTTGCTGCTGGTGGGCAAGCCGAAGAGCACGGCCCTTAATCCGGCCACCAGGGTGGATTTTCCCGCTTCATTGGGGGCCGCCAGGACATTCAGCCCGTCCCTTAAATCTACCTGCACCCCGTCCCGGTAAATACCGAAACCTCTTAAACCGATGCTCAACCATTTAACTTTGGCCAATGCGTTTTCCCCCCTGTAAGGCGAGGATACCCTGGGTAAGGGCCCGGTTCAGCAGCCGTTTTTCTTCCTCGGATGCTGCTTGCTGCAGCCGCTCTTTCATGCGCCGGATGAAAAAGCCGGTGATGGTTTTATCCTGGGACCACCGTTCTAACTGATCCGGAGAGAGAAAATAGGAGCGGTCCACCAGCTCCAGGTAACGGAAATGATGCCTGACCCTTTCCTGCAGCCGCCGGCAGTCCAAGGGGAAGTCAACAATGCCCTGCAGTTCCACTTGCACCAGAGCCCCGGGATCTGCCTCCGCGGCAATAAGGGCCGCCAGGGAGGCTTCGTCCGCCGCCTGGCTGATATCCAACTGCCGCAGCTGGAACCGGGGCACCTGCACCGGCAGCCCGGTCAATTTAATCCCTGTACCGGGTTCCCATTCCCCCAGCACCAGCTCCCCCGTACCCAAATCATGAAATCCCTTGCCGGCGGCCATACCGGGGTACACACCCAAGCCGCCGCCGATTTTAAT is part of the Clostridia bacterium genome and encodes:
- a CDS encoding AAA family ATPase; protein product: MAKVKWLSIGLRGFGIYRDGVQVDLRDGLNVLAAPNEAGKSTLVAGLRAVLFGLPTSSNPDQFGTDRYRSWEDGGAFEGEVIFAVDDRRYRVKRNFDSHRVELAEDRQGQWHVLFSGEHNPRALKDSGVYPKHLKKLIGITTGEGFTSSFCVEQPLPEGEQLSEHVQSLLSGSGGHFGKALEQLKSELSGLTRFLKQYGFPRDGTKDRPLEELEQRVEALAGEIEAGEATVNRLQSVLSARAELEKELERTGKTLARKKRLQEAWRQGRQLQERYREILSRQLELREAGDKLRVLEETLDREQAELADRYAPFLKAPAELPEALDRLVDLAEEEQRLEKEIHRLQTALDGKREDLAVLDRQLEELAVFAEKPHLPADFRECRKLHLEYRTLLDNLQALKEEQARCAGELAQLPPWGELGPHPLTELDNLVPASQRLLRLWQKIEEYREELASIREEMGARYACFKDLTRAQEEALADYRALKLALETRVKEKERAWQEARWEDRRREEAAAAARRQKSLLITAGLACLVAVLGWMTAEGIGLLLGGCLGAAAGWVLARVVFKATPGRAPEEAAALAGLERELVSARKQLEDFHALLKRQEEAFGESLPQAFAAFKELEQRAEALQGQIDQMTGEEFQGRDPALIAPEEGPPWCRKLARLAGILGQRCQKMPELAAWLAGMDEAAWQAVRRSCEQWQAVYDRLTGLQNKEAELGDLPAQWEEKLAFWQEKVAPYRWDSSPEQVEADALRYRELREEKSGLLKTMEQLGQDLKAARERKELVAGEMAGMKDTYAAYLAPGSGDPKATGDLWAEFQRKRQRLSQLEGQRQGLLAGVAVKDAKELAQKLLETDNQARLVLDQLQQLARQHPGLPAFTQGAGWQELEEQYRLLEEEIQQLARQEEELKERDQELRRQQGYLEGQRPLNIAQGLEELAALEEQRQALAFEAEVLAVAYRELKAAIDDYNASYRERLAEQATHYFRLFTGTGREVVVTEDFSVKLLEQGKERNPGQFSQGTRDQLFLALRLAIGDLLAGAIHLPFIFDDPFLNYDENRLTVVRDLLQALAGDRQIFCLSHRKELEAWGVPVEMKGW